The following proteins come from a genomic window of Chelonia mydas isolate rCheMyd1 chromosome 15, rCheMyd1.pri.v2, whole genome shotgun sequence:
- the RSRC2 gene encoding arginine/serine-rich coiled-coil protein 2 isoform X5, with protein MAGSDTERDGIAPEKSSPEREKKKEQSDASNSPRTSKHHYSRSRSHSRERKRKSDNEGRKHRSRSRSKEARRHESKEKSSKKHKSEDHNEKEHSSDKGRESLNSSENGEDRHKRKERKSSRGKSHSRSRSRERRHRSRSRDRKKSRSRSRERKRRIRSRSRSKSRHRHRSRSRSRTRSRSRERKKRIEKPRKFSRSHSRSPSPPPFRGRNTAMDAQEALARRLERAKKLQEQREKEMVEKQKQQEIVAAAATGGSVINVAALLASGTQVTPQIAMAAQMAALQAKALAETGIAVPSYYNPAAVNPMKFAEQEKKRKMLWQGKKEGDKSQSAEIWEKLNFGNKDQNVKFRKLMGIKSEDEAGCSSVDEESYKTLKQQEEVFRNLDAQYEMARSQTHTQRGMGLGFTSSMRGMDAI; from the exons GGTAGCGATACAGAACGAGATGGAATAGCCCCAGAAAAATCatccccagagagagagaagaaaaaggaacaGTCAGATGCATCTAATTCTCCTAGAACCTCAAAACATCATTACTCAAGATCGCGTTCACACTCAAGGGAAAGAAAACGGAAGTCAG aTAACGAAGGAAGAAAACACAGAAGCCGGAGCAGAAGCAAAGAG GCAAGAAGACACGAGTCCAAAGAAAAGTCCTCCAAGAAACACAAATCTGAGGACCACAATGAAAAAGAACACTCTTCTGACAAGGGAAGAGAGAGCCTAAATTCATCTGAAAATGGTGAGGACAGACACAAACGCAAAGAAAGGAAGTCATCAAGAGGCAAAAGTCATTCAAGATCCAGGTCTCGTGAAAG GCGTCATCGTAGTAGAAGCCGTGATAGAAAAAAGTCACGGTCtcgaagcagagagagaaaacgCCGTATAAGATCTCGTTCTAGATCAAAGTCTAGACACAGACATAGAAGTAGAAGCCGAAGTAGGACTAGGAGCAGAAGCCG agaaagaaagaagagaattGAAAAACCCCGAAAGTTCAGCAGGAGTCACAGCCGAAGTCCAAGTCCACCACCTTTTAGGGGGCGAAACACAGCAATGGATGCACAGGAAGCATTAGCCAGAAG GTTGGAAAGAGCAAAGAAATTGCaagaacagagagaaaaagaaatggttgaaaaacagaaacaacaGGAAATCGttgctg ctgctgccactggGGGTTCTGTCATCAATGTTGCTGCTCTTCTGGCATCAGGAACACAAGTAACTCCTCAAATAGCTATGGCAGCTCAAATGGCAGCACTACAAGCAAAAGCACTGGCAGAGACTGGAATAGCAGTACCTAGCTATTATAACCCAGCAGCAGTGAACCCGATGAAGTTTGCTGAGCAGGAGAAAAAGCGGAAAATGCTCTGGCAAGGGAAAAAAGAAGGG GATAAATCACAGTCTGCAGAAATATGGGAGAAATTGAATTTTGGAAACAAGGACCAAAATGTCAAATTCAGAAAACTAATGGGCATTAAG AGTGAAGATGAAGCTGGTTGTAGTTCAGTTGATGAAGAAAGTTATAAAACTCTGAAGCAACAGGAAGAAGTATTCAGAAATCTGGATGCACAATATGAGATGGCACGATCACAGACTCATACACAAAGAGGGATGGGATTGGGGTTTACATCTTCAATGCGAGGAATGGATGCAATTTGA
- the RSRC2 gene encoding arginine/serine-rich coiled-coil protein 2 isoform X4: MAGSDTERDGIAPEKSSPEREKKKEQSDASNSPRTSKHHYSRSRSHSRERKRKSDNEGRKHRSRSRSKEARRHESKEKSSKKHKSEDHNEKEHSSDKGRESLNSSENGEDRHKRKERKSSRGKSHSRSRSRERRHRSRSRDRKKSRSRSRERKRRIRSRSRSKSRHRHRSRSRSRTRSRSRERKKRIEKPRKFSRSHSRSPSPPPFRGRNTAMDAQEALARRLERAKKLQEQREKEMVEKQKQQEIVAAAAATGGSVINVAALLASGTQVTPQIAMAAQMAALQAKALAETGIAVPSYYNPAAVNPMKFAEQEKKRKMLWQGKKEGDKSQSAEIWEKLNFGNKDQNVKFRKLMGIKSEDEAGCSSVDEESYKTLKQQEEVFRNLDAQYEMARSQTHTQRGMGLGFTSSMRGMDAI, encoded by the exons GGTAGCGATACAGAACGAGATGGAATAGCCCCAGAAAAATCatccccagagagagagaagaaaaaggaacaGTCAGATGCATCTAATTCTCCTAGAACCTCAAAACATCATTACTCAAGATCGCGTTCACACTCAAGGGAAAGAAAACGGAAGTCAG aTAACGAAGGAAGAAAACACAGAAGCCGGAGCAGAAGCAAAGAG GCAAGAAGACACGAGTCCAAAGAAAAGTCCTCCAAGAAACACAAATCTGAGGACCACAATGAAAAAGAACACTCTTCTGACAAGGGAAGAGAGAGCCTAAATTCATCTGAAAATGGTGAGGACAGACACAAACGCAAAGAAAGGAAGTCATCAAGAGGCAAAAGTCATTCAAGATCCAGGTCTCGTGAAAG GCGTCATCGTAGTAGAAGCCGTGATAGAAAAAAGTCACGGTCtcgaagcagagagagaaaacgCCGTATAAGATCTCGTTCTAGATCAAAGTCTAGACACAGACATAGAAGTAGAAGCCGAAGTAGGACTAGGAGCAGAAGCCG agaaagaaagaagagaattGAAAAACCCCGAAAGTTCAGCAGGAGTCACAGCCGAAGTCCAAGTCCACCACCTTTTAGGGGGCGAAACACAGCAATGGATGCACAGGAAGCATTAGCCAGAAG GTTGGAAAGAGCAAAGAAATTGCaagaacagagagaaaaagaaatggttgaaaaacagaaacaacaGGAAATCGttgctg cagctgctgccactggGGGTTCTGTCATCAATGTTGCTGCTCTTCTGGCATCAGGAACACAAGTAACTCCTCAAATAGCTATGGCAGCTCAAATGGCAGCACTACAAGCAAAAGCACTGGCAGAGACTGGAATAGCAGTACCTAGCTATTATAACCCAGCAGCAGTGAACCCGATGAAGTTTGCTGAGCAGGAGAAAAAGCGGAAAATGCTCTGGCAAGGGAAAAAAGAAGGG GATAAATCACAGTCTGCAGAAATATGGGAGAAATTGAATTTTGGAAACAAGGACCAAAATGTCAAATTCAGAAAACTAATGGGCATTAAG AGTGAAGATGAAGCTGGTTGTAGTTCAGTTGATGAAGAAAGTTATAAAACTCTGAAGCAACAGGAAGAAGTATTCAGAAATCTGGATGCACAATATGAGATGGCACGATCACAGACTCATACACAAAGAGGGATGGGATTGGGGTTTACATCTTCAATGCGAGGAATGGATGCAATTTGA
- the RSRC2 gene encoding arginine/serine-rich coiled-coil protein 2 isoform X3, producing MSHHFININFGSDTERDGIAPEKSSPEREKKKEQSDASNSPRTSKHHYSRSRSHSRERKRKSDNEGRKHRSRSRSKEARRHESKEKSSKKHKSEDHNEKEHSSDKGRESLNSSENGEDRHKRKERKSSRGKSHSRSRSRERRHRSRSRDRKKSRSRSRERKRRIRSRSRSKSRHRHRSRSRSRTRSRSRERKKRIEKPRKFSRSHSRSPSPPPFRGRNTAMDAQEALARRLERAKKLQEQREKEMVEKQKQQEIVAAAAATGGSVINVAALLASGTQVTPQIAMAAQMAALQAKALAETGIAVPSYYNPAAVNPMKFAEQEKKRKMLWQGKKEGDKSQSAEIWEKLNFGNKDQNVKFRKLMGIKSEDEAGCSSVDEESYKTLKQQEEVFRNLDAQYEMARSQTHTQRGMGLGFTSSMRGMDAI from the exons GGTAGCGATACAGAACGAGATGGAATAGCCCCAGAAAAATCatccccagagagagagaagaaaaaggaacaGTCAGATGCATCTAATTCTCCTAGAACCTCAAAACATCATTACTCAAGATCGCGTTCACACTCAAGGGAAAGAAAACGGAAGTCAG aTAACGAAGGAAGAAAACACAGAAGCCGGAGCAGAAGCAAAGAG GCAAGAAGACACGAGTCCAAAGAAAAGTCCTCCAAGAAACACAAATCTGAGGACCACAATGAAAAAGAACACTCTTCTGACAAGGGAAGAGAGAGCCTAAATTCATCTGAAAATGGTGAGGACAGACACAAACGCAAAGAAAGGAAGTCATCAAGAGGCAAAAGTCATTCAAGATCCAGGTCTCGTGAAAG GCGTCATCGTAGTAGAAGCCGTGATAGAAAAAAGTCACGGTCtcgaagcagagagagaaaacgCCGTATAAGATCTCGTTCTAGATCAAAGTCTAGACACAGACATAGAAGTAGAAGCCGAAGTAGGACTAGGAGCAGAAGCCG agaaagaaagaagagaattGAAAAACCCCGAAAGTTCAGCAGGAGTCACAGCCGAAGTCCAAGTCCACCACCTTTTAGGGGGCGAAACACAGCAATGGATGCACAGGAAGCATTAGCCAGAAG GTTGGAAAGAGCAAAGAAATTGCaagaacagagagaaaaagaaatggttgaaaaacagaaacaacaGGAAATCGttgctg cagctgctgccactggGGGTTCTGTCATCAATGTTGCTGCTCTTCTGGCATCAGGAACACAAGTAACTCCTCAAATAGCTATGGCAGCTCAAATGGCAGCACTACAAGCAAAAGCACTGGCAGAGACTGGAATAGCAGTACCTAGCTATTATAACCCAGCAGCAGTGAACCCGATGAAGTTTGCTGAGCAGGAGAAAAAGCGGAAAATGCTCTGGCAAGGGAAAAAAGAAGGG GATAAATCACAGTCTGCAGAAATATGGGAGAAATTGAATTTTGGAAACAAGGACCAAAATGTCAAATTCAGAAAACTAATGGGCATTAAG AGTGAAGATGAAGCTGGTTGTAGTTCAGTTGATGAAGAAAGTTATAAAACTCTGAAGCAACAGGAAGAAGTATTCAGAAATCTGGATGCACAATATGAGATGGCACGATCACAGACTCATACACAAAGAGGGATGGGATTGGGGTTTACATCTTCAATGCGAGGAATGGATGCAATTTGA
- the RSRC2 gene encoding arginine/serine-rich coiled-coil protein 2 isoform X7 → MHLILLEPQNIITQDRVHTQGKENGSQITKEENTEAGAEAKRTNFFLKQARRHESKEKSSKKHKSEDHNEKEHSSDKGRESLNSSENGEDRHKRKERKSSRGKSHSRSRSRERRHRSRSRDRKKSRSRSRERKRRIRSRSRSKSRHRHRSRSRSRTRSRSRERKKRIEKPRKFSRSHSRSPSPPPFRGRNTAMDAQEALARRLERAKKLQEQREKEMVEKQKQQEIVAAAAATGGSVINVAALLASGTQVTPQIAMAAQMAALQAKALAETGIAVPSYYNPAAVNPMKFAEQEKKRKMLWQGKKEGDKSQSAEIWEKLNFGNKDQNVKFRKLMGIKSEDEAGCSSVDEESYKTLKQQEEVFRNLDAQYEMARSQTHTQRGMGLGFTSSMRGMDAI, encoded by the exons ATGCATCTAATTCTCCTAGAACCTCAAAACATCATTACTCAAGATCGCGTTCACACTCAAGGGAAAGAAAACGGAAGTCAG aTAACGAAGGAAGAAAACACAGAAGCCGGAGCAGAAGCAAAGAG AACCAACTTCTTCTTAAAACAGGCAAGAAGACACGAGTCCAAAGAAAAGTCCTCCAAGAAACACAAATCTGAGGACCACAATGAAAAAGAACACTCTTCTGACAAGGGAAGAGAGAGCCTAAATTCATCTGAAAATGGTGAGGACAGACACAAACGCAAAGAAAGGAAGTCATCAAGAGGCAAAAGTCATTCAAGATCCAGGTCTCGTGAAAG GCGTCATCGTAGTAGAAGCCGTGATAGAAAAAAGTCACGGTCtcgaagcagagagagaaaacgCCGTATAAGATCTCGTTCTAGATCAAAGTCTAGACACAGACATAGAAGTAGAAGCCGAAGTAGGACTAGGAGCAGAAGCCG agaaagaaagaagagaattGAAAAACCCCGAAAGTTCAGCAGGAGTCACAGCCGAAGTCCAAGTCCACCACCTTTTAGGGGGCGAAACACAGCAATGGATGCACAGGAAGCATTAGCCAGAAG GTTGGAAAGAGCAAAGAAATTGCaagaacagagagaaaaagaaatggttgaaaaacagaaacaacaGGAAATCGttgctg cagctgctgccactggGGGTTCTGTCATCAATGTTGCTGCTCTTCTGGCATCAGGAACACAAGTAACTCCTCAAATAGCTATGGCAGCTCAAATGGCAGCACTACAAGCAAAAGCACTGGCAGAGACTGGAATAGCAGTACCTAGCTATTATAACCCAGCAGCAGTGAACCCGATGAAGTTTGCTGAGCAGGAGAAAAAGCGGAAAATGCTCTGGCAAGGGAAAAAAGAAGGG GATAAATCACAGTCTGCAGAAATATGGGAGAAATTGAATTTTGGAAACAAGGACCAAAATGTCAAATTCAGAAAACTAATGGGCATTAAG AGTGAAGATGAAGCTGGTTGTAGTTCAGTTGATGAAGAAAGTTATAAAACTCTGAAGCAACAGGAAGAAGTATTCAGAAATCTGGATGCACAATATGAGATGGCACGATCACAGACTCATACACAAAGAGGGATGGGATTGGGGTTTACATCTTCAATGCGAGGAATGGATGCAATTTGA
- the RSRC2 gene encoding arginine/serine-rich coiled-coil protein 2 isoform X6, producing the protein MGSDTERDGIAPEKSSPEREKKKEQSDASNSPRTSKHHYSRSRSHSRERKRKSDNEGRKHRSRSRSKEARRHESKEKSSKKHKSEDHNEKEHSSDKGRESLNSSENGEDRHKRKERKSSRGKSHSRSRSRERRHRSRSRDRKKSRSRSRERKRRIRSRSRSKSRHRHRSRSRSRTRSRSRERKKRIEKPRKFSRSHSRSPSPPPFRGRNTAMDAQEALARRLERAKKLQEQREKEMVEKQKQQEIVAAAAATGGSVINVAALLASGTQVTPQIAMAAQMAALQAKALAETGIAVPSYYNPAAVNPMKFAEQEKKRKMLWQGKKEGDKSQSAEIWEKLNFGNKDQNVKFRKLMGIKSEDEAGCSSVDEESYKTLKQQEEVFRNLDAQYEMARSQTHTQRGMGLGFTSSMRGMDAI; encoded by the exons GGTAGCGATACAGAACGAGATGGAATAGCCCCAGAAAAATCatccccagagagagagaagaaaaaggaacaGTCAGATGCATCTAATTCTCCTAGAACCTCAAAACATCATTACTCAAGATCGCGTTCACACTCAAGGGAAAGAAAACGGAAGTCAG aTAACGAAGGAAGAAAACACAGAAGCCGGAGCAGAAGCAAAGAG GCAAGAAGACACGAGTCCAAAGAAAAGTCCTCCAAGAAACACAAATCTGAGGACCACAATGAAAAAGAACACTCTTCTGACAAGGGAAGAGAGAGCCTAAATTCATCTGAAAATGGTGAGGACAGACACAAACGCAAAGAAAGGAAGTCATCAAGAGGCAAAAGTCATTCAAGATCCAGGTCTCGTGAAAG GCGTCATCGTAGTAGAAGCCGTGATAGAAAAAAGTCACGGTCtcgaagcagagagagaaaacgCCGTATAAGATCTCGTTCTAGATCAAAGTCTAGACACAGACATAGAAGTAGAAGCCGAAGTAGGACTAGGAGCAGAAGCCG agaaagaaagaagagaattGAAAAACCCCGAAAGTTCAGCAGGAGTCACAGCCGAAGTCCAAGTCCACCACCTTTTAGGGGGCGAAACACAGCAATGGATGCACAGGAAGCATTAGCCAGAAG GTTGGAAAGAGCAAAGAAATTGCaagaacagagagaaaaagaaatggttgaaaaacagaaacaacaGGAAATCGttgctg cagctgctgccactggGGGTTCTGTCATCAATGTTGCTGCTCTTCTGGCATCAGGAACACAAGTAACTCCTCAAATAGCTATGGCAGCTCAAATGGCAGCACTACAAGCAAAAGCACTGGCAGAGACTGGAATAGCAGTACCTAGCTATTATAACCCAGCAGCAGTGAACCCGATGAAGTTTGCTGAGCAGGAGAAAAAGCGGAAAATGCTCTGGCAAGGGAAAAAAGAAGGG GATAAATCACAGTCTGCAGAAATATGGGAGAAATTGAATTTTGGAAACAAGGACCAAAATGTCAAATTCAGAAAACTAATGGGCATTAAG AGTGAAGATGAAGCTGGTTGTAGTTCAGTTGATGAAGAAAGTTATAAAACTCTGAAGCAACAGGAAGAAGTATTCAGAAATCTGGATGCACAATATGAGATGGCACGATCACAGACTCATACACAAAGAGGGATGGGATTGGGGTTTACATCTTCAATGCGAGGAATGGATGCAATTTGA
- the RSRC2 gene encoding arginine/serine-rich coiled-coil protein 2 isoform X2, with amino-acid sequence MLVWKEGSSEKRVAAWTTWSGWAKGSDTERDGIAPEKSSPEREKKKEQSDASNSPRTSKHHYSRSRSHSRERKRKSDNEGRKHRSRSRSKEARRHESKEKSSKKHKSEDHNEKEHSSDKGRESLNSSENGEDRHKRKERKSSRGKSHSRSRSRERRHRSRSRDRKKSRSRSRERKRRIRSRSRSKSRHRHRSRSRSRTRSRSRERKKRIEKPRKFSRSHSRSPSPPPFRGRNTAMDAQEALARRLERAKKLQEQREKEMVEKQKQQEIVAAAATGGSVINVAALLASGTQVTPQIAMAAQMAALQAKALAETGIAVPSYYNPAAVNPMKFAEQEKKRKMLWQGKKEGDKSQSAEIWEKLNFGNKDQNVKFRKLMGIKSEDEAGCSSVDEESYKTLKQQEEVFRNLDAQYEMARSQTHTQRGMGLGFTSSMRGMDAI; translated from the exons GGTAGCGATACAGAACGAGATGGAATAGCCCCAGAAAAATCatccccagagagagagaagaaaaaggaacaGTCAGATGCATCTAATTCTCCTAGAACCTCAAAACATCATTACTCAAGATCGCGTTCACACTCAAGGGAAAGAAAACGGAAGTCAG aTAACGAAGGAAGAAAACACAGAAGCCGGAGCAGAAGCAAAGAG GCAAGAAGACACGAGTCCAAAGAAAAGTCCTCCAAGAAACACAAATCTGAGGACCACAATGAAAAAGAACACTCTTCTGACAAGGGAAGAGAGAGCCTAAATTCATCTGAAAATGGTGAGGACAGACACAAACGCAAAGAAAGGAAGTCATCAAGAGGCAAAAGTCATTCAAGATCCAGGTCTCGTGAAAG GCGTCATCGTAGTAGAAGCCGTGATAGAAAAAAGTCACGGTCtcgaagcagagagagaaaacgCCGTATAAGATCTCGTTCTAGATCAAAGTCTAGACACAGACATAGAAGTAGAAGCCGAAGTAGGACTAGGAGCAGAAGCCG agaaagaaagaagagaattGAAAAACCCCGAAAGTTCAGCAGGAGTCACAGCCGAAGTCCAAGTCCACCACCTTTTAGGGGGCGAAACACAGCAATGGATGCACAGGAAGCATTAGCCAGAAG GTTGGAAAGAGCAAAGAAATTGCaagaacagagagaaaaagaaatggttgaaaaacagaaacaacaGGAAATCGttgctg ctgctgccactggGGGTTCTGTCATCAATGTTGCTGCTCTTCTGGCATCAGGAACACAAGTAACTCCTCAAATAGCTATGGCAGCTCAAATGGCAGCACTACAAGCAAAAGCACTGGCAGAGACTGGAATAGCAGTACCTAGCTATTATAACCCAGCAGCAGTGAACCCGATGAAGTTTGCTGAGCAGGAGAAAAAGCGGAAAATGCTCTGGCAAGGGAAAAAAGAAGGG GATAAATCACAGTCTGCAGAAATATGGGAGAAATTGAATTTTGGAAACAAGGACCAAAATGTCAAATTCAGAAAACTAATGGGCATTAAG AGTGAAGATGAAGCTGGTTGTAGTTCAGTTGATGAAGAAAGTTATAAAACTCTGAAGCAACAGGAAGAAGTATTCAGAAATCTGGATGCACAATATGAGATGGCACGATCACAGACTCATACACAAAGAGGGATGGGATTGGGGTTTACATCTTCAATGCGAGGAATGGATGCAATTTGA
- the RSRC2 gene encoding arginine/serine-rich coiled-coil protein 2 isoform X8, translating to MIRTNFFLKQARRHESKEKSSKKHKSEDHNEKEHSSDKGRESLNSSENGEDRHKRKERKSSRGKSHSRSRSRERRHRSRSRDRKKSRSRSRERKRRIRSRSRSKSRHRHRSRSRSRTRSRSRERKKRIEKPRKFSRSHSRSPSPPPFRGRNTAMDAQEALARRLERAKKLQEQREKEMVEKQKQQEIVAAAAATGGSVINVAALLASGTQVTPQIAMAAQMAALQAKALAETGIAVPSYYNPAAVNPMKFAEQEKKRKMLWQGKKEGDKSQSAEIWEKLNFGNKDQNVKFRKLMGIKSEDEAGCSSVDEESYKTLKQQEEVFRNLDAQYEMARSQTHTQRGMGLGFTSSMRGMDAI from the exons ATGATAAG AACCAACTTCTTCTTAAAACAGGCAAGAAGACACGAGTCCAAAGAAAAGTCCTCCAAGAAACACAAATCTGAGGACCACAATGAAAAAGAACACTCTTCTGACAAGGGAAGAGAGAGCCTAAATTCATCTGAAAATGGTGAGGACAGACACAAACGCAAAGAAAGGAAGTCATCAAGAGGCAAAAGTCATTCAAGATCCAGGTCTCGTGAAAG GCGTCATCGTAGTAGAAGCCGTGATAGAAAAAAGTCACGGTCtcgaagcagagagagaaaacgCCGTATAAGATCTCGTTCTAGATCAAAGTCTAGACACAGACATAGAAGTAGAAGCCGAAGTAGGACTAGGAGCAGAAGCCG agaaagaaagaagagaattGAAAAACCCCGAAAGTTCAGCAGGAGTCACAGCCGAAGTCCAAGTCCACCACCTTTTAGGGGGCGAAACACAGCAATGGATGCACAGGAAGCATTAGCCAGAAG GTTGGAAAGAGCAAAGAAATTGCaagaacagagagaaaaagaaatggttgaaaaacagaaacaacaGGAAATCGttgctg cagctgctgccactggGGGTTCTGTCATCAATGTTGCTGCTCTTCTGGCATCAGGAACACAAGTAACTCCTCAAATAGCTATGGCAGCTCAAATGGCAGCACTACAAGCAAAAGCACTGGCAGAGACTGGAATAGCAGTACCTAGCTATTATAACCCAGCAGCAGTGAACCCGATGAAGTTTGCTGAGCAGGAGAAAAAGCGGAAAATGCTCTGGCAAGGGAAAAAAGAAGGG GATAAATCACAGTCTGCAGAAATATGGGAGAAATTGAATTTTGGAAACAAGGACCAAAATGTCAAATTCAGAAAACTAATGGGCATTAAG AGTGAAGATGAAGCTGGTTGTAGTTCAGTTGATGAAGAAAGTTATAAAACTCTGAAGCAACAGGAAGAAGTATTCAGAAATCTGGATGCACAATATGAGATGGCACGATCACAGACTCATACACAAAGAGGGATGGGATTGGGGTTTACATCTTCAATGCGAGGAATGGATGCAATTTGA
- the RSRC2 gene encoding arginine/serine-rich coiled-coil protein 2 isoform X9, with protein sequence MHLILLEPQNIITQDRVHTQGKENGSQITKEENTEAGAEAKRTNFFLKQARRHESKEKSSKKHKSEDHNEKEHSSDKGRESLNSSENGEDRHKRKERKSSRGKSHSRSRSRERRHRSRSRDRKKSRSRSRERKRRIRSRSRSKSRHRHRSRSRSRTRSRSRERKKRIEKPRKFSRSHSRSPSPPPFRGRNTAMDAQEALARRLERAKKLQEQREKEMVEKQKQQEIVAAAATGGSVINVAALLASGTQVTPQIAMAAQMAALQAKALAETGIAVPSYYNPAAVNPMKFAEQEKKRKMLWQGKKEGDKSQSAEIWEKLNFGNKDQNVKFRKLMGIKSEDEAGCSSVDEESYKTLKQQEEVFRNLDAQYEMARSQTHTQRGMGLGFTSSMRGMDAI encoded by the exons ATGCATCTAATTCTCCTAGAACCTCAAAACATCATTACTCAAGATCGCGTTCACACTCAAGGGAAAGAAAACGGAAGTCAG aTAACGAAGGAAGAAAACACAGAAGCCGGAGCAGAAGCAAAGAG AACCAACTTCTTCTTAAAACAGGCAAGAAGACACGAGTCCAAAGAAAAGTCCTCCAAGAAACACAAATCTGAGGACCACAATGAAAAAGAACACTCTTCTGACAAGGGAAGAGAGAGCCTAAATTCATCTGAAAATGGTGAGGACAGACACAAACGCAAAGAAAGGAAGTCATCAAGAGGCAAAAGTCATTCAAGATCCAGGTCTCGTGAAAG GCGTCATCGTAGTAGAAGCCGTGATAGAAAAAAGTCACGGTCtcgaagcagagagagaaaacgCCGTATAAGATCTCGTTCTAGATCAAAGTCTAGACACAGACATAGAAGTAGAAGCCGAAGTAGGACTAGGAGCAGAAGCCG agaaagaaagaagagaattGAAAAACCCCGAAAGTTCAGCAGGAGTCACAGCCGAAGTCCAAGTCCACCACCTTTTAGGGGGCGAAACACAGCAATGGATGCACAGGAAGCATTAGCCAGAAG GTTGGAAAGAGCAAAGAAATTGCaagaacagagagaaaaagaaatggttgaaaaacagaaacaacaGGAAATCGttgctg ctgctgccactggGGGTTCTGTCATCAATGTTGCTGCTCTTCTGGCATCAGGAACACAAGTAACTCCTCAAATAGCTATGGCAGCTCAAATGGCAGCACTACAAGCAAAAGCACTGGCAGAGACTGGAATAGCAGTACCTAGCTATTATAACCCAGCAGCAGTGAACCCGATGAAGTTTGCTGAGCAGGAGAAAAAGCGGAAAATGCTCTGGCAAGGGAAAAAAGAAGGG GATAAATCACAGTCTGCAGAAATATGGGAGAAATTGAATTTTGGAAACAAGGACCAAAATGTCAAATTCAGAAAACTAATGGGCATTAAG AGTGAAGATGAAGCTGGTTGTAGTTCAGTTGATGAAGAAAGTTATAAAACTCTGAAGCAACAGGAAGAAGTATTCAGAAATCTGGATGCACAATATGAGATGGCACGATCACAGACTCATACACAAAGAGGGATGGGATTGGGGTTTACATCTTCAATGCGAGGAATGGATGCAATTTGA